The DNA window GATGGACCTCACCCCGGCCGAGGTGCTCGGGCTGGGACTCACCGCCCGCGGCGGCACGTTCGGTGCGCTGGTGCTGCTGCGGCGGGCCAACGCGGGATTCGCGACGACGTCGCGTTCGCCGAACTCGTCGCCGGCCGCGCCGCGCTGGCTTTGGACTCGGCCCGGCTGTATGAGGACCAGGCCAGGATCGCGTCGGTGCTGCAGCAGAACCTGCGGCGACCGAGCCTGCCCGAGATCCCGGGTGTCCGCGTGGCCGCCCGCTACCGCGCCGCGGCCGAACACCTCGACGTGGGCGGCGATTTCTACGAGGTCAGCGGTCGCGACGACGACTGGCTCATCGCCATCGGCGACGTGTGCGGCAAGGGCGTGGAAGCGGCGGCGTTGACCGGATGCGCCCGCCAAAGCCTGCGCACCGCAGCGTATTTCGATCGGCGCCCGGCGGCGGTGCTCGCCGCCCTGAACAGCGTGCTGGACGAATCGATTTCGATGCCGTTCGTGACAGTGCTGTGCACGCGGGTGCGGCCGAACCCGGACGGGACGCACGCCGACGTCGAATTGGCCACTGCGGGACACCCGGCGCCGATCATCGTGCGCGCCGACGGCGGGGTCGAGCAGGCCGAGGTCTATGGGACCGCGGCCGGAGTGGTGAGCGAGATGGCATACGGCGCCGTGTCGCTGAGGCTGCACCGGGGCGACACGATGCTGTTGTTCACCGACGGGATCGATGAGGCACGCGGCGACGACGGCCAGTACGGGACGGAGCGGCTGCACGCGCTCCTGCCCACCTACGCCGGGGCGTCACCCGAAATCATCTGCGAGGCGGTCGAACAGGACGTGATCGAGTATCTCGACGGCCGCCGCCACGATGACATGGCATTGCTCGCGGTCACATGCGGCAGGTGACGGTCGCGTCAGACGCGTTGCAGCAGTATGAAACTGCCGTGGCCGCCGATGACAGGGCCGCGGTGCTCGCGCTCGTGGAAGCCCTTCTCGAGCAGGGAGCCGCGCCGCTGGACATCCTCACCGGGCTGGTCGTGAGCGCCCAGCGCGAGATCGGCCGACGGTGGCAGCGGGGGGAGTGGTCGGTCGCACAGGAGCACGCAGCCACGGCGATGGCCATGGCCGCCACCGAGATCGTGGCGCGCCGGATAGCGCAGGTCCCCGTGCGACGCGGCCACGTGATCGTCGCCTGCGCCGAGCGGGAGTGGCATTCCCTGCCGGCCACGATCATCGGCTGCGCGCTGCGCGCTGACGGTTGGCAGACAACGCAACTCGGGCCGGCCACCACGCCGCAGCGAGTCAGCCAGTACGTCCAGGACCTCGGCCCCGAAGCCGTCGCGGTCAGCTGTTCGATGCTGGGGGCGGTCCCGACCACCCGACGACTCATCGAGGCCGCCACCTCGGCCGGGGTCCCGGTGGTCGTCGGCGGCGCCGCATTCGGCGACGACGGTCTGCGCGCGACCGCGTTGGGAGCGACAGCATGGGCGGCCGACGCCCGCAGCGCGGTGGAGGCGGTGGACAACCTGCCGCTCTCGGTACCGCCCGTGGCACCGCTGCCGGGGGCGCCGGCCCAGGAACAGGCCGCTCTGGAGCTGAATCATCAGCGCCTCGTCGACGGGCTGCGTCGCGGGTGGGCCATCACCTCGGATCGCCGGCACGCCGGCTCGTCGGCCGCGCTGCGTGCGGTGGCCCGCGACGCGCTCCCACAAACCCTGCACGCCGTGTCGGCGGCCCTGCTCACCGGTGATCCACGGCCGGTGTCGCAGACGGCGGCCTGGTTGGCCGACCTGCTCGCCCACCGCGGCGTCCAATCCGTTCCCGCCGTCGCCGACCTGACCGGGGCGCTGGCCGACACGCTGCGCGACTACCCGTTGAGTCTGGACCTGATCCGTCGCCACTTCGCCACCGGCTGAGGTCGGGCGGGCCCGCCTAGAGTTGTCTCCATGGCCGCCGCCGATCCGACGACCCGCACGGGCCGCGCCCCGGCGCGGATGCAAGTCGACAGCCTGTGCCGCTACCCGGTGAAGTCGATGCTCGGCGAGTCCGTGGACCGGCTGTTCGTCGACGAGCGAGGCGCCGATGGGGACCGGCGGCTGGCCCTTCTCGATGCCGCGACGGGGCACGTGGCCAGCGCCAAGCAGGCCCGGCTCTGGCGCGGGCTCCTGCAATGCACCGCCCGCGGCGACGCCGGGGGAGTGAGCATCGTCTTTCCCGACGGGACTCGCGTCGCGGCCGACGATCCGCAGGCGGACGAACTGCTGTCGCGGCTGTTGGGCCGGGCGGTCCGGCTCATCAGCCGGCGCGACCCCGGCGCGACGGTGGAACGCCCTGACCCCGAGAAATTGCTCGCCCTGGGGCTGGACGCCGAGGTCGAGGGCATCGTCCTCGAGATCGGCAAGGCGACCCCGGGGGAGTCGTTCACCGACGATGCGCCGTTGCACGCGATCACCACCGCGACGTTGGCGCACATCGGTGTCGAGGCGCTGCGTTACCGGCCGAATGTGGTGATCGCAACGCCACCGGGCTACCGGCCTTATGCCGAAAATGATTGGGCCGGATCGGAGTTGACGGTCGGTGCGGCGCGGTTGCGGGTCATCGAGGCAACACCGCGCTGCGTGGTTCCCACGCTCGAGCACGGACCGCTCCCACTCGCCCCCCAGGCGCTTCGCACTCCGGGAGCCGAGAATCGGGTTCGGACAAGCGGTTCGGAAGCTCAGCGGCCCTGTGCGGGGGCATACCTCGAGGTCGTCGAGCCCGGCGTCCTCGTCCCCGGCGACG is part of the Mycobacterium sp. HUMS_12744610 genome and encodes:
- a CDS encoding PP2C family protein-serine/threonine phosphatase, whose protein sequence is MEAAALTGCARQSLRTAAYFDRRPAAVLAALNSVLDESISMPFVTVLCTRVRPNPDGTHADVELATAGHPAPIIVRADGGVEQAEVYGTAAGVVSEMAYGAVSLRLHRGDTMLLFTDGIDEARGDDGQYGTERLHALLPTYAGASPEIICEAVEQDVIEYLDGRRHDDMALLAVTCGR
- a CDS encoding cobalamin B12-binding domain-containing protein encodes the protein MRQVTVASDALQQYETAVAADDRAAVLALVEALLEQGAAPLDILTGLVVSAQREIGRRWQRGEWSVAQEHAATAMAMAATEIVARRIAQVPVRRGHVIVACAEREWHSLPATIIGCALRADGWQTTQLGPATTPQRVSQYVQDLGPEAVAVSCSMLGAVPTTRRLIEAATSAGVPVVVGGAAFGDDGLRATALGATAWAADARSAVEAVDNLPLSVPPVAPLPGAPAQEQAALELNHQRLVDGLRRGWAITSDRRHAGSSAALRAVARDALPQTLHAVSAALLTGDPRPVSQTAAWLADLLAHRGVQSVPAVADLTGALADTLRDYPLSLDLIRRHFATG
- a CDS encoding MOSC domain-containing protein, which gives rise to MAAADPTTRTGRAPARMQVDSLCRYPVKSMLGESVDRLFVDERGADGDRRLALLDAATGHVASAKQARLWRGLLQCTARGDAGGVSIVFPDGTRVAADDPQADELLSRLLGRAVRLISRRDPGATVERPDPEKLLALGLDAEVEGIVLEIGKATPGESFTDDAPLHAITTATLAHIGVEALRYRPNVVIATPPGYRPYAENDWAGSELTVGAARLRVIEATPRCVVPTLEHGPLPLAPQALRTPGAENRVRTSGSEAQRPCAGAYLEVVEPGVLVPGDAVVRTG